The Vidua macroura isolate BioBank_ID:100142 chromosome 9, ASM2450914v1, whole genome shotgun sequence genome has a window encoding:
- the SYDE2 gene encoding rho GTPase-activating protein SYDE2 — translation MADPLRRTLSKLRGRRSQRGAAAGAGHRHGGVCAPQDFIENVYIASRSRKEPECPQASEVAEHRPQVNSITVSKKRSWLQQSTHRRPPPPLEEENACKEVHGAVTPVPRSPVPLPEPAVPWAPCASAAGRERPARSCAPPSPAALRSAASDCGEDGDADDEGEIWYNPIPEDDEPDLPGVHPSAVNSLVAVGSPSVWYKAHPGGDSGMATSPQEGATRSVESTGSSWTAQPGEGSQADAAQPGEHPQQPLPKFACKAPGVPTAEDNPAFKCPSTGFGAALARKPDIPSTEVSPPSPSPLKKSGSINWPFPDRIKSPRTVRKLSMKMKKLPELSRKLSVKGSSSHSSSDNPPSLLKSCRDTSHTVSLPSSGNSTTAASRNVISRYHLDSSVSSQHTYKKKSSRSSKSFNKGGYLSDGDSPELLTKSGKHRDETKCGKGKEGLPSNSGKPEIDIDAFRHYNFSDQPKCSQYISGLMSIHFYGAEDLKPPRIDSKDVFCAIQVDSVNKARTALLTCRTTFLDMDHTFNIEIENAQHLKLVVFSWEPTPRKNRVCCHGTVALPTLFRVTKTHQLAVKLEPRGLIYVKLSLMEQWENSLDGLDTDREPVMFGVDARKVVEKENAGLMVPLLLQKCILEIEKRGCQVVGLYRLCGSAAVKKELREAFERDSKAVTLCESQYPDINVITGVLKDYLRELPSPLITKQLYEAVLDAMVKNPLKMTANGCENDPSDSEHTAALLDCLPDVEKATLKMLLDHLKLVASYHEVNKMTCQNLAVCFGPVLLSQRQETTNHNNRVFTDSEELASALDFKKHIEVLHYLLQLWPVHHLPAKEPAHLNAFPEHSSSLHYLRPKRQRPQVLNLSGTEMSGVLRPRPAGLDSPSSNRYAGDWSSCGENYFLTPRDCLGEADYDDVPSEDTESGEDSSKAEELDGPARRPQPGPGEHPFGSYLTVQAMDSAVDHRAHLKDLQESIDTLIGNLERELNKNKLNMSC, via the exons ATGGCCGACCCGCTCCGCAGGACGCTCTCCAAGTTGCGGGGCAGAAGGTCCCAGCGaggcgcggcggcgggcgccGGACATCGCCACGGCGGGGTCTGCGCCCCGCAGG ATTTCATAGAAAATGTTTACATAGCTTCGAGAAGCAGGAAGGAGCCCGAGTGCCCCCAGGCCAGTGAGGTGGCCGAGCACAGGCCGCAGGTGAACAGCATCACCGTTTCCAAGAAAcgcagctggctgcagcagagcacccACCGGCGGCCCCCTCCTcctctggaagaagaaaatgcctGTAAGGAAGTGCACGGGGCCGTTACCCCGGTACCCAGATCTCCCGTCCCGCTGCCTGAGCCCGCAGTGCCGTGGGCTCCCTGCGCGTCGGCTGCGGGGCGGGAGCGCCCGGCGCGGAGCTGCGCCCCGCCGAGCCCGGCCGCGCTGAGGAGCGCGGCCTCGGACTGCGGCGAGGACGGCGACGCGGATGATGAAGGGGAAATATGGTACAACCCCATCCCTGAAGATGACGAGCCCGACTTGCCCGGGGTCCACCCTTCTGCTGTGAATAGCCTTGTTGCTGTGGGCTCCCCGTCAGTTTGGTACAAAGCCCACCCCGGGGGTGACTCTGGGATGGCCACGAGTCCCCAGGAGGGTGCCACACGCTCCGTGGAGAGCACGGGGAGCAGCTGGACGGCACAGCCCGGTGAGGGGAGCCAGGCGGATGCCGCGCAGCCCGGGGAGCACCCGCAGCAGCCCCTGCCGAAGTTTGCCTGCAAAGCTCCCGGTGTGCCTACAGCAGAGGACAATCCTGCCTTCAAGTGTCCTTCCACAG GGTTTGGAGCTGCTCTTGCACGCAAGCCTGATATACCCTCCACAGAGGTTTCTCCTCCAAGTCCCAGTCCCCTGAAAAAAAGCGGATCAATCAACTGGCCTTTCCCTGATAGAATTAAGTCTCCCAGGACTGTGAGGAAGCTttccatgaaaatgaaaaagctgccagagctgagcagaaagCTGAGTGTGAAGGGAAGTTCAAGCCATAGTAGTTCAGATaatcctccttccctgctgaaAAGCTGCCGGGATACAAGCCATACAGTGTCTTTGCCTTCTTCTGGAAACTCaaccacagctgccagcaggaatGTGATAAGCCGTTACCATCTTGACAGCAGTGTGTCCTCACAACACACCTACAAAAAGAAGAGCTCAAGGAGCTCCAAATCCTTCAATAAAGGTGGTTACCTCAGTGATGGTGACTCTCCTGAGCTTTTAACAAAATCAGGTAAACACAGAGATGAAACCAAgtgtgggaaaggaaaggagggcCTTCCAAGTAACAGTGGTAAACCCGAAATAGATATTGATGCCTTCAGACACTACAACTTTTCTGATCAACCCAAGTGCTCTCAGTACATCTCTGGACTCATGAGCATTCACTTTTATGGTGCTGAAGACTTAAAGCCACCACGAATAGACTCAAAAGATGTCTTTTGTGCAATACAGGTTGACTCAGTAAACAAAGCAAGGACTGCCCTGCTCACATGTAGGACAACATTTCTTGACATGGACCACACATTCAACATAGAAATCGAAAATGCTCAGCACTTAAAGCTGGTGGTGTTCAGCTGGGAACCCACCCCACGGAAAAACAGAGTGTGTTGTCATGGAACTGTGGCTCTTCCCACTCTCTTTCGGGTCACCAAAACACATCAACTGGCTGTCAAACTAGAGCCCAGGGGGCTTATTTATGTCAAGTTGTCACTCATGGAGCAGTGGGAGAACTCTCTCGATGGCCTTGACACAGACCGTGAGCCTGTGATGTTTGGGGTGGATGCTCGGAAAGTTgtagagaaggaaaatgcaggCTTGATGGTGCCGCTTTTGTTGCAGAAATGCATTCTGGAGATTGAAAAGAGAGGCTGTCAG GTGGTGGGGCTGTACCGGCTCTGTGGCTCGGCAGCGGTGAAGAAAGAGCTTCGAGAGGCATTTGAGAGGGACAGCAAGGCTGTTACTCTCTGTGAGAGCCAGTACCCAGATATTAATGTCATAACAG GTGTTCTAAAGGATTATCTGCGAGAGCTGCCCTCTCCCCTGATAACCAAGCAGCTCTACGAAGCAGTGCTGGATGCAATGGTGAAAAATCCCTTGAAAATGACAGCAAACGGTTGTGAGAATGACCCAAGTGACTCTGAGCACACAGCAGCCCTTCTGGACTGCCTGCCAGATGTTGAGAAG gcTACTCTGAAGATGCTGTTGGATCACCTGAAACTGGTGGCTTCTTACCACGAAGTAAATAAGATGACGTGCCAGAATTTAGCTGTGTGTTTTGGCCCTGTGTTGCTGAGCCAGAGGCAGGAGACCACCAACCATAACAACAGAGTCTTCACAGATTCAGAAGAGCTTGCTAGTGCCCTGGACTTCAAAAAGCACATAGAGGTTCTTCACTACTTACTTCAGTTGTGGCCAG TTCATCACTTGCCTGCCAAAGAACCAGCACATCTGAATGCATTTCCTGAGCACTCATCCTCCCTGCATTACCTGAGGCCCAAGAGGCAGAGACCTCAGGTGCTGAATCTGAGCGGTACCGAGATGTCAGGGGTGCTCAGACCAAGGCCAGCGGGTCTAGACAGCCCTTCGAGCAACCGCTATGCTGGGgactggagcagctgtggggagaACTACTTCTTAACCCCCAGAGACTGCCTGGGTGAGGCAGACTACGATGACGTCCCTTCGGAAGACACGGAGAGCGGGGAGGACAGCAGCAAAGCCGAGGAGTTGGACGGCCCCGCGAGACGcccgcagcccggccccggAGAGCACCCCTTTGGGAGCTACCTGACAGTGCAAGCTATGGACTCTGCAGTGGATCACAGAGCACACCTCAAGGACCTGCAGGAAAGTATTGATACTCTCATAGGAAACCTGGAAAGGGAACTcaataaaaacaaactaaataTGAGCTGTTAA